The Drosophila bipectinata strain 14024-0381.07 chromosome 3L, DbipHiC1v2, whole genome shotgun sequence region tattttattaattGGCACGTGCCGTCTGCATAATGCCTTTgtatattaagtatacgccatgtgtTGCTATGGGAAGTTACTGGCGTCGATTTGCATGAAGGGAACCAACTGGCCGCGCTCGCCACTGATTGCTGcaacaaattttaaacttattaaaataaagaaggGAAGCCCAAGTTTAGAAGAATACGAAGAATAGATACACTCCCGAAGTATCAAAAAGCTTTACTTCTGATGGAAATACTAAAGGGAAGACCAGAGGGATTACCTTCTATTGTCTTAATTGTTTCTTGTAAATACAATGAATTCTGAAAGGGTATAACAAAAAGCCGTAGCAAGTTCATCAAAGAAAGGCAACGCAAATTGCATTTTGCTTGGCGCTTAACTTTGGCTTCGACTCCTTGGTAGCAGCAATTCTGCATAATTTAGTCGGAGCATTTTGCAAACAATGCAATGCCAATGCCACTCTGCTGTTGAAAAAGTTGATTCACTTGCAGGCGTCGGCAAGTTGCAAGTTTTTCGCTGATGCTCGTTAATGTTTGGCCGGTTTACTCTGGCCCATTTTGGACCATTCGGGTGGGCCCTCCGCCTTTCGCCACTCGCCTGCGGACATCAGTGTTTCATTACCAACTAAAGCAACGGAAAACGGCAAACAGAAACAACAGCccccaaaagcaaaagcaaaaggagcagcaggagcaacaACTGTAAAAGCAACATCCTTTGGGCGTCCTTAGCTCGTTGTCACTGTTGCGACTGTTTCGAGCCATTTGCGAGGTTTGTCTGGCCATTTTTGTTTGCTCGTTATGAGTTTTGCCAATTTGTTGCCTTGCTTGCAGTTTCCAGCAGCAGCCATTGTCTTCTGGCTGCTGGCACTCTCATTTAAAATGTCTTCAAGTTTCTGATgcaaaacttttcattttcccaACCCCaatgtttgtttaaaattatttttaatgacttGTCATTCCTGCCAATTTGCTGCACTTCGTTGCCTTGCATAATTGTCTGCGCCATTGATTCTCTGAAATGTTGACAACTTCTTACACGGACAATTAGGTCAATGGTATGATCTACAAACAAGACTGACATGATGGGATGAGCTTGAAAAATGATATCTTACCTCAGGGTTTTGCGTTTAGCCAGGGCAGCAAATTGCGGCAGCCTTGGATCACGAAAGGACTAAAGACTGCTGGCGTAAAAAGCCAGCTTCATAGTTTTCCAGGTAAGTTTCTGCTCACATTTTCCACATTAGTCagcattaaaaatttatttgctttGAGTAGATTACACGCACCCACCACAACATTACGGCGGCGGGTGGGGCTCGGCAGGAAACGGCTTCTAAAGTTTtcccttcattttttttatagttcaTATTCTCTTCGAACCGAGAACTCAGAGACCGACAAGATGGTtgggagaaaaaaaagaaagcggTGTAAAAAACGGCAAGAAAAATGCACAATGCCTCAGACTTGTGGTTGGGGATAATACCGAGGCGGAGGAGGATCTAGAAGGTAGTAGGGAAAACAAATGAGCTGACTGCAAATTAAGTGCAGCTGCCAGTTTCACTTTGCTGCAGTAACTACTTTAAACAAACTTAAACTGGAGCAAACTAAGGGAGCCATTTGAAAGAGCTCTCTGGACATAGAACTAGTCTTCGAATAGCCTATAGAGCAGAATATGTTGGATATTgttcaaaaaagtttataataCTTAACTCatgaaaaacgaaaacaaaatattggttttttttttaagagtaaACAGACAAAAGTTTCCTCTCAATGTAAATAAAGACACTCTTTTATTTGTTCCCAAAGTCCACctttataaagtttatatatttgtgaattcacatatgtatgtatatttgcCATTATTGTGGATGATAAGACTTTTTAATTCCATCTGGGGGTTCGAAGCCATAATACCTTAAAAACGTAATGTTAAGGATGACTAGCTGTTTCAATAAATATGTGCATATGACATTTAGTCCGTTTGACTCAAATGCCTTATATACCCATCAATAACAATGGCGTATCTGAAGCTCTTCTCTCTTCTAAAGAATCGCAGAGTCTCCGTATAtatttcagtttcttttttcGTTCAGTTCAAGTCGGACGTGTTGATTAGCCGGTTTAAGTCcgggaataaaaatatatatgtacatacatacgttTGTTTTTATCGCTTCAGAGTTTTCATTGCAAAGATCGCTTCAAAATCGCAAAAACTTtatgaaaaattcaaattaatttaaaatcatgGCTACTTTAACGAATCTTAGTCATTTTGAGCTATTTCGAATTCTCGATTACATGAAGTGGAATTGTGAGAGGCAGAATAGTCTGGAATCAGTCCACTTGATCAAGTATTTGGATATTTTCAACTTCGCTCTCACATGCAAGAAACTCCGACGCATCGTTTGGGACTGGTCCAAGGATATATACTATCAACTCGAGATTAATCCACTGCACAAGCATCTTCACAAAGACATGAATGTTTCattcaataaaatacattCCATTCTAAAAAGAACcacaaaaaaagggaaagaaAACATTAACGATGTTTTCATTGCTTCCTTAATGAAGGAGGTGACTCTTAATTCCATCGAACTTACTTACAAGCCCCAGGAACATATTACGAATCACGAAGAAATATTTGAAAGGTACTTGAAAGCGATACGAGGCGAAAGGTCACGTAGGCAATTCTGCGTTTTAAATCCAAATGCAGTAAAAAACCTAGGAGACCTATTGACAAAATCAGGTaagtaaattgtatttttcaaATGTTCGTCTCTGGTATATAATTTTTCACATACTATAGATATCGACGATCAAAGTggttacct contains the following coding sequences:
- the LOC108128254 gene encoding uncharacterized protein isoform X2 — protein: MATLTNLSHFELFRILDYMKWNCERQNSLESVHLIKYLDIFNFALTCKKLRRIVWDWSKDIYYQLEINPLHKHLHKDMNVSFNKIHSILKRTTKKGKENINDVFIASLMKEVTLNSIELTYKPQEHITNHEEIFERYLKAIRGERSRRQFCVLNPNAVKNLGDLLTKSDIDDQSGYLFFNHDQSIKVKELILDIAELNMGERAIAKDKIILDLQKLKRLQGIIKEIKVL